In the Salvia splendens isolate huo1 chromosome 16, SspV2, whole genome shotgun sequence genome, aagcataaaatacagCTATAACATcaatgtttcttgcataatgccccattcctaaatgcagtacacacgcaatgttgtcaaatggcggatatggcggtgctatgacAGCGCTATGTTGCTATGGCATTTCCACCATAGAACGCaatgccatagcgccatggcgccgccatatccgctatttgataacattggaatgaagtaaagaAGTCTTTTCTTAGTCATTATTGTTTTGAACTTGTACGAATACAGGCACGCGGCATGAATTATCTTCATCATTGCAATCCTCCCATTATTCATCGTGATTTGAAATCTTCAAACCTTCTTGTCGATAAGAACTGGACGGTCAAGGTCAGCTTGCAGTCACCTTTACGCATCAATTCCAGTCACTTGCTTTGCATTCATTCATATAATTTTATGCATCATACAAAGGTCGGTGATTTCGGTCTCTCGCGTCTTAAACATGAAACATATTTGACAACAAGGACAGGAGGGAAAGGCACGGTACATAACTGACAACCGAgagttgtttttttgtttcaaaATGTTATAACTGTCTGTGAAACCTTCAAGCATACTCCAAAATTAATCATTCTAGCATTTATGCAAATGCAGCCTCAATGGATGGCTCCCGAAGTTCTTCGTAACGAACCTTCTGATGAGAAGTACGGCCAACTGAATACGAAATAAATCTTGTTTCAAGTAAATGTTTTAATTCTAAGTCCATTTTATTTCCTTGTTTTGGATAATCAGGTCCGATGTGTATAGCTTCGGTGTGATACTATGGGAACTTGTCACACACAAGATTCCCTGGGACAATCTCAATTCTATGCAGGTAATAATTTGTCTGGACAAAATTGATACTCTTGAAAAACAGTGTTCAGCGAGAGTAGTGTCTAATTTTTTTAGCAACTTGGCAGGTAATTGGAGCTGTGGGCTTCATGAACCAACGCCTCGAGATTCCAAGTGACGTTGAGCCACAGTGGACTTCCCTTATCGAGAGCTGCTGGCATAGGTTCGTATTCGCTAAATTTTTGCATGCTTGATGGATGAAACCATGTTTAGTCACCGAGTAtcacaacatttatttatctgaTTATTGTAGCGAACCCCAAAGCCGGCCTTCGTTCCAAGAATTAATGGAGAAGCTAAAAGATATGCAAAGGCAATGTGCAATTCAGATGCAAGCTGGGCGAGCTGCTGCTGCCAAAGAAAGGTAGATAGATGCAGATAGCTGTGCATTCTTGTGCTCTGTGTTTGTAGCATTACTCCCACCTGCACATACTGTAGCATCCCCGGAGGTTCAACCGTCAGATTCTGCCAGCAACGTTGTATGACGAGACAGAGAGTGCAACATATCCTGTATATGCCTCCGGAGAAGGACATGATTCACATTTGTGCTTGATTGAATGATTCGTGATTCTCATTTTTGGCTCCATCTGTGACTAAAACAATTCAAGATACACCTTATATAAAGTTCCAAACTTGTTTGTTATAAATTTTACAAACACATAGCTATACTATATCTTTCCGGCACAACAAACAGTAGTAAAAAATGCTGACAAATTTATCCTTGTATTATGATATAACAACGTGCTGAACAATCATAGGCGTGTGTCTTAACATGGAAAATATTGTCAAAGATTTCTCATTACAGCAAATACAAATCAAGcataattttcttaattagTAGAGCAAGGATCTGATGGCAGCAACAGCATCACCTTTATGCTCACGCAAGGTTCTTTCTGCAACCTTTTTGTCGAGCTGTTATTTCAGAAACGGAGCAAATGGAGTTAGAAATTTACTCCACTACAGAGTGAATTTTCACCTAAAGATTTTACGAGAGTTTGAGGAAACTACCTCCAGTTCATTGGCAATGATGTCGACATCACCAGCATTAATCTTGACGGCTGCCAATTCTTTCTCCCTGCAACAGAACCAAACACGGATTTCATAGTAAGTCCTAGCTAGCTAGCTTCAAGCAAATTTTCTGAATTCTCGAAAGGTAgaaaccaaaaaataaaatgactccaTACACCTAAACCTTCAACAGTCTGATTGATAAGCGCCATATGACCAATATCTACAGCTAGAGCTTAGACAGCAGTTACGTTCCAAGCCATGAGCTAATAGCATAATAACAAGTGGAGTACTCCATTATAATTGAGCTCATCATATATGAAACTAAGATTCTAAGATACATTAGCATCTCAAGCCAATCAATTATCAAAAGGCCATAACTGTACTGGATAGGTTTACCACATGATGAAATACCTATAGTTTTGTTAACAAATATTAGTCATGATAACAAATATGCCAGACCAGTGAAATGAAGATGGTTGATCTTTACCaatgtgataaaaaaaaagacatttGGTGGGAAAAAAATTGTGAAATCTCAAGGATAAAAAACTTGCAAGAATCCAAGAATTGTATTTAATGCCAGCAAGAATCTTCACCATTCCTTTAAATATGTTTCCACTACATCAAAGCACGGGTTGCTACTACGAAATCAATTCAAAACTCTAAAGCAATTAGCTTGATGATCAAGGAGCAAGAGAGGATCAATGCAGCAACAAGAAGGGAGAAGATGAGTGCCATGCACATGCACAAGAAGCTAAGAAAGAGAGGAATAAAATCAGTCGTGAAGCAGTGGCATCTCAACCTATTCCTCCTACAAGGAAAGACATTCTGACTGGTGGTGCATGATCATTGGCCAAGAGCTCCAGCTCATGAGAAGAATGGATCAATTTTCTCGGTTATGCTATGCTGTCACTTAGCTTGTTTGTACACTAGCTTAGCTAGGTTTAATCTTCGATTCTAAGATTTCTAATATGatgtatacatatattttaTGTATCAAATTGCAATACACAGAAATTTATCTCAAGCATGTGAtacaaattacataattttatccgaagaaattatcatttttttataaaattttacatATAATCAAACTTCATGTTTAAAAAAGGGCTAAATTAAATTGGGCAAAAGGggggaaaaagagaaaaataactCACCTCAACCTAGCAGCTTGTATATCAGCTTCTTTTGATGCGTAGATTGAAGCCATGGCctaaaaattattcaaaattaGCAAACAAGCAAGAAATCAGAAGATCATCATAAACCATTTGATTCAAAGAATAGCACTAAGAGTTCAAACTACATATTACAGACTTCTTGAACTCTGGTTGAGTCGAGCTGTCGATCCTCGACTCGGTCGGTGAGTTTATCGAACGCTTTGCTCTGCTGCTGCATGTCTTTGGAATCCACAAAATTCTCGACTCCATCGTCTCCTACTTCCATCGCTGCCGATTAGGATTTCACTCCTTTTCCGAGCTTGAATTTTAAAGAATTGATTTTGCAGAGAAGTTTACTGCTTGATTTGATGGCGATATGAAGCCCTAGGATTTATGTTTTGGGCTATAAAATAGGGCTTCGTTTTGGGCTCTAATTCAGTAATATTCTAAGTAGTTCAAGTATTGTACGAAATTATATTCGATTTTTTTAggtttaaatattaaaaataaaaataaagcacGTTCTGATTGGCCACGGACGTTAAAGGCGTCAACATGCTCATCAGTGCACAAGCGTGTGAGTTACTGACGTTCTTCTATTTGCAGCGAGCGATGTGCAGCGATGTGCTCTAAGCACAACACTGTCATTGTATAACTTATAATCTAATGAGTCGAACTTGAAATTATTTTAGCCATGATTCTTTAAAATGTAGTATTGCACAAGTGAGACTTGTCAAGAATGAGTAGAACTTAGTGGAACTTGAACTTGACACTACTCAGTCCATTCTAGAGTGATCACATATAggctatgtgattgagttaaatAATGGTATGTTTTGAAATTAAGATAATGAGTTGGAACTTGAATTTGACACTACTCAGTCCTCAATACACTCATGAGTTTCATTTCTCAAGTGGAAGTCCATTCTAAGTAATCACATAAAGTTTGAGGTATCCAACTTGAATTTGACATTACTCGGACCCGCCAATATATGtacctattttatttctcttgaGTCATGTGTATGTGATACCATAAAGATACGAGACTTGGTTATAAGTTCAAAATCTTGTAATAAGGTTTTTGAGTTGGGCTTTGTACACGTACAAGGCTTAGTTTAGTGAAGTGGAAGCCCACCCTCTTCTAAAGGATTTACAAACAAGAATTACAAATAAGGATTTACTAGTATACTGGACTTATAGTGCTGATTTTCCTTTGAAGtatcgaattttttttatgtatcgtcattttcaatacaatatgatactttagagcatccacagtaggGCGCCCTATAGTCTGccctatagggcgccctatgctccgccacatcagcattctatcctcctacccttccacctgcagtgggacgccctaaagTCCGCTCTAtagttttaactactattttattaattaatttttatattttcaaatatgtcatgcaaagtaataaaaaaaagcacCACAATTAAAGGCAAATCATAccttacttaattaaaaataagtTACAAGagtggaaataaaaaaacaagttCACTACAGATAAAAACTTGGTCTAAAGCATTCCCAACTGGCGCTGGAGTTCATCGATCATCTTCTTGAGGTATTAGGCTTCACCCGGGTCGTCGGTCTGCCTGAGGGCGTTGTGTGTGTTCAACAACGTCCTCTGGTTGGCTGCCCTCACCAAGTCCCCGTAGGCATGTGTCGCAGCCAAAGTCGGGGCCAGGGTCGCGATCGGGGCCGGGTTGTGTGAGGTCGTcgccttcgccttgcccttgttTTTGGCAGCCTTGTTGCCaatgggacgccgggaggacatcggtgtgcccgaactctcatcctcgtacatcggcTGGTTAAGGTCCATCGGAGGTGCGGCGCTGTCGCTGTTCGTATAATCACCGGCAGcggtgttcttcgtcctcttcgacGCAGACGATATGGGCACAATCCCTCCTTGGAACTTCTACTTGTCCTTCACGATCAGCCAGGAGGAGGAGTGCTTGAACTCGCGTACATTGAAATGTACGACGCAAGCGCTTTATCACCCACATCGTTCAAAGTCTCGGCGCTGCCCtgctccctcaagcacttcATATACTCCGCCGAGAACAAATTGAGTTGCTTCTTcactgatcccagtgcttgcgcaGCTGCTCCTtgtggcgcttgtacgcggccGCCGGCTTGGACTCGTTGTAGCGCtcagcgatgcgctcccagtacgcgatttacttttggttgttggcaaacaccGGGTCCTCGGAGATATCAACCCAACACCGGGTCAGAAGAACGGTCTCTTCGGGActgtagttcgtcctccctggGGCGAATTCTTCGTTCTTTTTCGGAGGCAGCAACTTCTGGGCCCTGTGTCTGACCCTCTTCTTATTCTCCTTGGGCGCAGAAGCTGAGGCGGGTGCGGCGGCGGAGGCAGAGGCACGGCCACAGGGTGGGACGGGGGCGCGGGTGGGGAACGGTTCCATGTCTGACAGCCCGTACGAATCCGTGCTGAAATCCGGATCGTACTGTGTGCTGGAGTCGAAGGGCCGGtattcgtcagggtctgtacccaACCACCGTGCACCATCACCGAACATCGGCATTCCGTCAGGACTATTCGGATTTGGAAAATCACCCAGATTCGTTATAAATTGGAGATGAAATTTAGATAATGGAAGATTGAAGAAGAGTGAAAGTGGAAGAGTGAAAgttatatatatagtgttttgaagaaatcaaaaaaaatattgaaaacccgtccgcggtatcgtccacgtcgcccacaatggggcggacgatataCGATGCGTGTTCCATGGCTCATCGTCCACCTTGCTACAGTATgcttttatgaaaattttctaTATGATAATGGTGTGAATGGTCATATATTGCGGCACACATAAACATACCGTAATTTCGGTATATACCATTATCTATGTTATACCGTGTATATATTAACATCAGTATGGACTATAAAAATCGAATATGTTTATATATGTAATAAATATAATAGTGAATAAAGGTCACAATTATCAAAAGTTCTTATATGATTCCTtgcatatttatattataattgaCATTCTCACGAGAAGGTTGATTGGTCGCTCCCATTGATGCATGATTTTTCTAATAAAATAATGGAATATTAGGTATATCACTTGATACAAAACAGAATTTGATCAACTTAAATTACCATATCATTCTCAATCTAAGTAGGTTATATGTCTAATAAATGAAACAAATTAATTGAAATGAAGTGATTTTCCGATTCAGACTCAAAGCCAACTAAAATGAGTCACTTCAATTTGTCTCATGGTAGGGCGGCAACAACGTTTATAATCATTACATAATGTTTCTACTATAATTTTGTGCACTTgtaaatattactagtattttattcaTACCAACACATGACAGCCATTATTTTCTGTCAGAGCTTGGATTAGGTTTATGATTACAGCACTATCTATGATTATGATCtttaacatatttttttattacttaaTCCTTTGTTAGAATTGACTTAAAGATGGTTATCATATCAATTTGCCGAATAATGCTGCCCAACAAGATTTTGTTACATATACATACAAATTGGAATTTGATGGAGTATTAAGTTTTTTCTTACACAGAATTTTAAATAATCATGTATACTTTTCTACATAATGATTTAATTACCTATATACATTATCTTGATTTTTACActgttttttatataaattcaaTATCGGTGTCTATAtatgattaaaataaatttacaaatttttaCACTCGAGACACGACcatatttatatttatcatTACTATTCCATATGTGAATGTTTTTCTACTGAAATTGTTCCAATTGTAACCTAAATTAGGGCAAGTGAACTGTGTGTTTACCCAATTTTCTGGTGAAAGTGAGTTGCATTtattaatcaattaataaataaagCAGACAAAGGTGGAAACCACCCCAAGGTTCTCTTAACCTATTCTATTTCGATTGATATGTCTTTATAGTTTTTTtgcataaaaaatatacaaagtTGGATTAATCATTGCACGGAACATTGTGAATATGGTGGGGAGGGAACCAATCGATTTTTTTTGGAAACCAGACATTTCATGTGTCCAAATTATTGCAAATCATTTCATCGTATATTTTGTTCTTGTTCGTACTAAAAGTATTCccttttattaattaatgtatattagatttatttttttttagaaaGAATTGCATTTCATTTCCCTTAGCCagtataaaagaaaaagaatctGATTTTAAGAAAAAGACTTGGTTTTTTACTTGGTAATGTATCAAGTGAAAAAAATGCTAATAGCCAAACACAAACTATACCAATTTTTAGTCAATTCAAATTTTTCtcacaaattttgaaattagttGAAAAAATATGCAAACTTTAAGTTTTTAGTCAATAGTTGATGTTGTATTTTGATTAGCCCCCTCAAAAAAACTCATGTTTTATTAGTGAAACAGCCAATATCTACGGTTCAACCAAAtataattacaataatttaCGGCATTAGAAATTAGTACTATTTTAATGTCACAATTCCCAAGAGCTAACTTCCAACCGTATAACTGGGCTTTGTCTCTCTTATTATTAAAGTTTTGAGTTAATGTCATCTTGGAAAGGCAAGATCAAGTTATTTgatattaaaaatgattttgaaaactaataaataaaataaccgaaccgaatcgGATCGGTGGGTTTTGGCTATGAATCAGTATGTTTTTTCATCCTATCCGAGCATAAAAATCGATGTTATTTCGGTACGAATTGTAAAAACTAGTCGATTCAGCCTTGAATCATCTATCAGTTgaaacgattcactaatttTAAATGTCTCTTTGCGATTTTCGTTTTCGGTCTCCTTGCTCTTCCTTCATCCGCAGCCACCCTAGCTCTCTCTCGAGCCAGTGcacttaaaatatttaaattaatttccttGGTTGGGAATGTTTTTATATTTCACATGAT is a window encoding:
- the LOC121771163 gene encoding huntingtin-interacting protein K-like; the protein is MEVGDDGVENFVDSKDMQQQSKAFDKLTDRVEDRQLDSTRVQEAMASIYASKEADIQAARLREKELAAVKINAGDVDIIANELELDKKVAERTLREHKGDAVAAIRSLLY